The Rhodothermales bacterium DNA segment CTGGTGCGGTACCTGACGGACCCGATGAAGGCGACCTGGATCGGGGGATGTAATATCGTGGGGATCGACGACGTGGTCGCCGGCCACCTGCTCGCGGCGGAGCGCGGCGTAGCTGGCGAATGGTACACGCTGGGATCGGAAAACCTGGAATGGCCAGCCGTGCACGGGCTGGTCTCCGAACTCGTTGGATTGCCGGGTCCGTGGATCACCAGCTGGGAGACGACCGCGGTGGCCGCGGCCGCGGCGTTTGAATTCGCGAGCCGGCTCACCGGCAAGCCGCCTCAAAGCAGCCGCGAACAGGCCCGAATGGTTGGACGGTATTACTGGTACGACGACGCCAAAGCCCGCGCGCTGGGTTATTGTGCAGTGCCGGCCCGCGAGGCCCTCGCCCGAGCGCTCGCCTGGCTTGTCGCGAGCGAACATATTCCGAATGATGTCCGTGCGAGGATGAATTTGGCTCCGGAGGTGACCCGGGGTTCGCGATAACATGTTGCATTTTGCATTTTACCCTTTGCATTAATATCCCGGGGTACGGACGCACACGTTTTGCATTGAAACCCGGGTTACGCTGCGCTAACCCGGGCTACGCGCTAACCCGGGCTACGCGCTAACCCGGGCTACGGGGTGCGTGCCCATATTTTGCCTTTTGCATTTTACCTTTTGCCTTGAAATGACCCTTTCCACCACCACCCTCCTGAAACTTCCCTGGCCCGATATCTGGCGCGCGTTGCGGGACGATCTGCCCGTCATCGCTGGCCGGCTCGACGAGGTGGCGTCGATCGAATGCCTGGAGCGACAGTCGTTGCCGGATGGCAGGCTGCGGGTCGTGAACCGGTGGACGGCCGCGCCGCAGCTGCCGGCGATGCTGATGCAGTATGCGAAGCCCGAGATGCTGAGCTGGGTGGACCGGGCCGAGTGGGACGAAGCGGCGGCACGGTGCACCTGGACGATCGAGTCGCCCTATTTCGGGGAGCACGTGGCCTGCGCCGGCAGCACCGTCTTTCAGCCGGCGATGGGCGGCCGCGGGGCCCGGATCACCTTCGCCGGCGAGATGATCATCAACGGCATGCCAAAAGGCTTCGAACAGGTCGAAGGCCTGCTCGCCCGGGGCGCCGAGTCCATCGTCACCCGGATCGTGGCGTCGAACTTCCAGAAGCTCGCGAAGGCTGCTGCGGAACACATCGAGGCCGGCGGGTGACTGGATCGCATTTGTCAGCGATTCACATTGTAATTGAGCGGCCAATCCAGGAACTTGCAACCTTCCAGGGGGATTTCCGAACGCAGAGCACATCATACGACAGCAACCGACGCGCTTACCATGGCCAAGAAAAAAGACGATACGAAGAAGTCCCCGGAGGCGAAGCCCGCCGGCCACACCGCAAACGGTAAGGCCCCTACGCCCGCGACGGCGTTCGAGGAATACACCCGCCACTACCCGGAATGGGCACGCGAATTCGCCCGCAAATACTTTACGAAGACGCTCACCCAGTTTATCCTTTATGGGAACGTGCGAGACCTCGTGCCCTTTGTCGACGACAGTGAGCAGACAAAATACGTCCCCCTCCGCGGCTTCCTGAAGGACGAACTCTTCGCCTCGCGGGACCTGATCGTGCTCTACGACCGCTCAAGCGGCATCCATTTCAACGACCCTGAGTCCCAGAAAGACTTCAACCGGGCGCTATCGGGTTACGACACGATCTTCGGAACCGAGTACATCAAAAACCTCCCGAAAGAACCCGTCCGCGTCTTTTCGGTGCTCGATAATTATTTCCGGCTCCGTCTCGCCGAAGGGAAAGGCATCGCGTGTATCATCGACTACGCCGAAACGATCATCCCGATGGCCGAGGCGTCGATGTATTCGTCGGAGGATCGCAACGCGCTGGTTTACCTCCAGAAATGGGCGCACGACCCGCTATTCCTGGAGCACGACTTCACGATCTGCCTCATCACTGAAAACCTGAACGACTTGAACCAGCAGCTCGTCCAGAGCCCGCACACGGCCGAGATCCGGATCGAGCTGCCCGACGAGGCGTCGCGCATCAACTTCGTCAACCACCGGATTGCCGGCCGGGAAGCCGAATTTAAGCAACAGTCCGCCGTGCCGGCCAAGGCCTTTGCGCAAAACACCGCCGGCCTCGGGTACATCCAGCTCCGCACCATCCTGGCCGACGTCCTCGAAAACCACACGCGGATGACGTTCGAGCGCCTGTCCGAACTCAAAAAGGAGTTCATCGAGGCCGAGGCGTTCGGGATGCTGGAGTTTGTGGAGACCGATTACACCCTCGACATGGTCGCCGGCCATGCCCACGCCAAGGAACACCTCCGCCAGGCCGCCAAAGCGCTCCGCAACGGCCGGCCGGACGTCATGCCCATGGGCTACCTCGTCAGCGGGCCCGTCGGCACCGGCAAGACGTTTATGATCACCTGCTTCGCCGGCGACATCGGGATCCCGATGGTCATGCTCAAGAACTTCCGCTCGCAGTGGCAGGGCGTCACCGAGGGTAACCTGGAGAAAATCCTCAACCTCCTCGAAGCCATGACCCCCGTCGCCGTCATGATCGACGAGGCGGATGCGATGCTCGGGGACCGCGACTCCAGCGGGGACTCCGGCGTGTCGTCGCGCGTCTTCGGGCAGATCGCCCAGTTCATGAGCAACTCGAAACACCGCGGCCGCATCATTTTCTTCCTCCTCACGGCCAGGCCGGACCTCATGCCGATCGACCTCAAGCGCCAGGGCCGCGCCGAGGAACACATCGCCCTATTCTACCCAAGCGAACGCCCCGAACGCGAGGAACTACTCAAGGTGATGATGAAGCGCACGAAGATTAAGATCCCCTTCGAGCAGATGCCCGAGGCGCTCGTCAACGGCGAACGCACCTACAGCGGCGCCGACATGGAGGCCCTGCTCACCCGCGCCAAGTTCCGCGCCGCCGCCGAGGACTCGGGCAGCGACGTCAAGCCCGAACACATCCAGGCCGCGGTCGATGACTTCATCCCGCCCACGTACCCGCTGGAAGTCGAGCTCCAGTCCCTCGCCGCCGTGCTCGAATGCACCAACCGCGCGCTCCTGCCGCCGCAGTACCACCAGATGGACCGGGAGGCGATCATCAAACGGGTGGATGTGATCAAACAGCTGCTGGGGAGGTGAACGGGCGTGCCGAATCAGACCCCTCCTAATGCGAATCATGCGAATCAGGAGTTGAACTATGTCAAACCCCCAAAAAATAATGTCATCTCGACCGAAGACGCCGGCTTGCCGGCGTGAGAGCGGAGAGACCTCCTTAAGCCGAGCACTTCGCCCATCTCGAGGAGGTCGCTCAGCTGCCGCATCGGCTGGCGCCGCTGCGTCCGATCGCGATGACAGGGCTTAATTATAAACCACCACTCGGCGCTAACTCCACGCCCCGTCACCAATCACTACCCGCTATTCATGCGAATCAGGAGTTGAATCGTGCAAAAATGGGGCAACATGTCACCACTCGGCTTTGACCGAAGGCATAGTCATCCCCCGGTCAAAGCCGGGGGCAGGCTCCCGCGCAGGCGGGAAACGAGCGAAGCGACTTACGAAGTAATCCAGCCATCAGCTTGGCATTTTTCTGGGTCCCCGCCTTCGCGGGGATGACTTGTTCCTTATGCAATACGCAAATCTCAACGGTTTCTTAAGTAGTTATGCACTCCAAAATCACGCGGAATACGCATTCCAACTCCTGATTCGCATGAATCAGGAGTTGAGGCCGTATCAAATGAATAAATCTGACAGGCATTCCCCCCTTGCCTCGTCTTCCCCAACTCGATTGGGGATCCATAGGCGGCTGATCGCATGCAGGTAGGCCTCATGGGGGCTGGACGACCATGGAGCGTGCGGCGGAAGCCAGTATGCGTCGTGTTTCAACTCCTGATTGGCATTCCTCGGATCGAGGTGGGGTCTGGTAATTGCGACCCACAAGTAGATACTTAACCTCGTTGGCCTTCAACGACTTCAAGAAGTCTCGGAATTCGATCGGCAAGCGGATCATAGGCGTAATTTATTTGCCTCATCAGTTCAATCGCGGCGAATCGTTCATCCGCGGACCTGGACAACCAGTAGGCTACATCGTTGGGCTCCTCGTGACTCCTTCCATTCCGCTCTTCTTTTTCCCTTCGCCATTCGCTATTTTCCGTTCGCTTACCTTTACCGCGGCCCCTTCCAACAGCCACACGCTCCATGAATTGCTTTCTCCGTTTGGCCGCTGCCGCGCTTCTGCTTGCGTTCAGCGCTACCGGCGCGCGCGCACAAAGTCCTGACCTCCTGCCGCCCGTCACCCGCACCTACGCCATCGTCAACGCCCGCATCGTCCAGGCGCCCGGGCGGGTCATTCCGCGGGGGACGGTGCTCGTGCGGGATGGCCTCATCACCGGTGTTGGCGCCGGGGTGAGTGTCCCGTTTGACGCCGAGGTGATCCCGGGCGACTCGCTGGTCGTCTACGCCGGCTTTATCGACGGCCTCTCCAACGCCGGCATCCCGGCCCCGAAGCCGGAGAATACCAACACCACCGCGCCGGACGTCAGCCGGTCGGACCCGCCGGACGCCGCCGCCGGCATCCAGCCAGAGCGGTTCGCTCATGCGATGATCGATCCGGAGGATTCATCCATCGCCGAGCTCCGCAACGCCGGCTTC contains these protein-coding regions:
- a CDS encoding AAA family ATPase; this translates as MAKKKDDTKKSPEAKPAGHTANGKAPTPATAFEEYTRHYPEWAREFARKYFTKTLTQFILYGNVRDLVPFVDDSEQTKYVPLRGFLKDELFASRDLIVLYDRSSGIHFNDPESQKDFNRALSGYDTIFGTEYIKNLPKEPVRVFSVLDNYFRLRLAEGKGIACIIDYAETIIPMAEASMYSSEDRNALVYLQKWAHDPLFLEHDFTICLITENLNDLNQQLVQSPHTAEIRIELPDEASRINFVNHRIAGREAEFKQQSAVPAKAFAQNTAGLGYIQLRTILADVLENHTRMTFERLSELKKEFIEAEAFGMLEFVETDYTLDMVAGHAHAKEHLRQAAKALRNGRPDVMPMGYLVSGPVGTGKTFMITCFAGDIGIPMVMLKNFRSQWQGVTEGNLEKILNLLEAMTPVAVMIDEADAMLGDRDSSGDSGVSSRVFGQIAQFMSNSKHRGRIIFFLLTARPDLMPIDLKRQGRAEEHIALFYPSERPEREELLKVMMKRTKIKIPFEQMPEALVNGERTYSGADMEALLTRAKFRAAAEDSGSDVKPEHIQAAVDDFIPPTYPLEVELQSLAAVLECTNRALLPPQYHQMDREAIIKRVDVIKQLLGR